One window of the Klebsiella oxytoca genome contains the following:
- the cysB gene encoding HTH-type transcriptional regulator CysB produces MKLQQLRYIVEVVNHNLNVSSTAEGLYTSQPGISKQVRMLEDELGIQIFARSGKHLTQVTPAGQEIIRIAREVLSKVDAIKSVAGEHTWPDKGSLYVATTHTQARYALPGVIKGFIERYPRVSLHMHQGSPTQIAEAVSKGNADFAIATEALHLYDDLVMLPCYHWNRSVVVTPEHPLASREAVTIEELAQYPLVTYTFGFTGRSELDTAFNRAGLTPRIVFTATDADVIKTYVRLGLGVGVIASMAVDPVSDPDLVKLDANGIFSHSTTKIGFRRSTFLRSYMYDFIQRFAPHLTRDVVDTAVALRSNEDIEAMFKDIKLPEK; encoded by the coding sequence ATGAAACTACAGCAGCTCCGCTATATCGTTGAGGTTGTTAACCATAATCTGAACGTCTCCTCTACCGCCGAAGGCCTGTATACCTCGCAACCCGGCATCAGCAAGCAGGTTCGCATGCTGGAAGATGAGCTGGGCATTCAGATTTTCGCCCGCAGCGGCAAACATCTGACCCAGGTTACCCCTGCGGGCCAGGAGATCATACGCATCGCTCGTGAAGTCTTATCGAAGGTGGATGCGATAAAGTCGGTGGCCGGCGAACATACCTGGCCTGACAAAGGGTCACTGTACGTTGCAACCACCCACACTCAGGCCCGCTACGCGCTACCCGGCGTCATCAAAGGTTTTATCGAACGCTATCCTCGCGTCTCGTTGCATATGCACCAGGGATCGCCAACGCAAATCGCTGAGGCGGTTTCGAAAGGTAATGCCGACTTTGCTATCGCAACCGAAGCGCTCCATCTCTACGATGATTTGGTGATGCTGCCGTGTTATCACTGGAACCGTTCGGTAGTCGTCACTCCCGAGCATCCTCTGGCGTCGCGAGAGGCGGTAACGATTGAGGAGCTGGCGCAGTATCCGCTGGTGACCTATACCTTCGGGTTCACCGGACGTTCTGAGCTGGATACCGCCTTTAATCGCGCCGGTCTAACGCCGCGAATCGTATTTACTGCTACTGACGCCGATGTGATTAAAACCTATGTGCGGCTTGGCCTGGGGGTCGGCGTGATAGCGAGCATGGCGGTGGATCCCGTTTCCGATCCGGATCTGGTCAAGCTGGATGCTAACGGTATTTTCAGCCACAGCACTACCAAGATAGGCTTCCGCCGAAGTACCTTCTTGCGAAGCTATATGTATGATTTTATTCAACGATTTGCTCCGCACCTGACGCGGGATGTGGTCGACACGGCCGTCGCTTTACGCTCAAATGAAGATATTGAAGCGATGTTTAAAGATATTAAATTGCCGGAAAAATAA
- a CDS encoding YmiA family putative membrane protein has translation MMSDIDYMKLAMSQERDKTEIDPVLRSKAWSAVILGLAMFWSVIALIVCNVWFLS, from the coding sequence ATGATGAGTGATATCGATTATATGAAGTTAGCGATGTCACAGGAACGTGACAAGACCGAGATAGATCCGGTTTTGAGAAGTAAGGCCTGGAGCGCCGTTATCCTTGGGCTTGCGATGTTCTGGAGCGTCATTGCTCTGATTGTCTGCAATGTTTGGTTTCTTAGTTAG
- the acnA gene encoding aconitate hydratase AcnA → MSSTLRAASKDTLQVKDKIWHYYSLPLAAKELGDLSRLPKSLKVLLENLLRWQDGESVTAEDIHALAGWLKHAHADKEIAYRPARVLMQDFTGVPAVVDLAAMREAVKRLGGDTAKVNPLSPVDLVIDHSVTVDRFGDDDAFEENVRLEMERNHERYVFLRWGQQAFSRFSVVPPGTGICHQVNLEYLGRAVWGEQQNGEWVAFPDTLVGTDSHTTMINGLGVLGWGVGGIEAEAAMLGQPVSMLIPDVVGFKLSGKLREGITATDLVLTVTQMLRKHGVVGKFVEFYGDGLDSLPLADRATIANMSPEYGATCGFFPIDAVTLDYMRLTGRSEEQVALVEAYAKAQGMWRQPGDEPVFTSTLALDMGSVEASLAGPKRPQDRVALGDVPKAFAASTELEVNHAQKDKRPIDYTLNGQQYSLPDGAVVIAAITSCTNTSNPSVLMAAGLLAKKAVELGLKPQPWVKASLAPGSKVVSDYLAHAKLTPYLDELGFNLVGYGCTTCIGNSGPLPDPIERAIKQGDLTVGAVLSGNRNFEGRIHPLVKTNWLASPPLVVAYALAGNMNLDLTREPLGTGKDGRPVYLKDIWPSGSEVARAVEQVSTEMFRKEYAEVFEGTAEWKAIKVERSDTYDWQDDSTYIRLSPFFDDMGVEPKPVEDIQGARILAMLGDSVTTDHISPAGSIKADSPAGRYLQNHGVERIDFNSYGSRRGNHEVMMRGTFANIRIRNEMVPGVEGGMTRHLPDSQPVAIYDAAMLYKKEGTPLAVIAGKEYGSGSSRDWAAKGPRLLGVRVVIAESFERIHRSNLIGMGILPLEFPQGVTRKTLGLSGEERIDIRNLQALKPGMTVPVTLTRADGKQEIIDCRCRIDTATELTYYQNDGILHYVIRNML, encoded by the coding sequence ATGTCGTCAACCCTACGAGCAGCCAGCAAGGATACGTTACAGGTTAAAGATAAAATTTGGCATTACTACAGCTTACCGCTGGCTGCCAAAGAACTGGGCGATCTCTCGCGTTTGCCCAAATCCCTCAAAGTGCTACTGGAAAACCTTCTGCGCTGGCAGGACGGTGAATCAGTTACCGCCGAAGATATTCACGCCCTCGCCGGATGGCTGAAACATGCCCATGCCGACAAAGAAATTGCTTACCGTCCGGCGCGCGTCCTGATGCAGGACTTCACCGGCGTTCCCGCCGTGGTCGATCTGGCGGCGATGCGCGAAGCGGTAAAACGCCTGGGAGGAGATACCGCCAAAGTAAACCCGCTTTCTCCCGTCGATCTGGTGATTGACCACTCCGTCACGGTAGACCGTTTTGGCGATGATGATGCTTTTGAAGAGAACGTCCGTCTTGAGATGGAGCGCAACCATGAGCGCTACGTTTTTTTACGCTGGGGGCAGCAGGCGTTTAGCCGCTTCAGCGTAGTTCCGCCGGGGACAGGAATTTGTCACCAGGTTAACCTGGAATATCTTGGCCGGGCGGTATGGGGTGAGCAGCAAAACGGTGAATGGGTAGCCTTCCCGGACACGCTGGTCGGGACCGATTCGCATACTACCATGATCAACGGTCTGGGCGTGCTGGGTTGGGGGGTAGGCGGTATTGAAGCGGAAGCTGCGATGCTGGGTCAGCCGGTGTCGATGCTCATCCCCGACGTCGTCGGCTTTAAGCTAAGCGGAAAACTGCGGGAAGGTATCACCGCCACGGACCTGGTGCTGACCGTTACCCAGATGCTGCGCAAACATGGCGTAGTGGGTAAATTTGTTGAATTTTACGGCGATGGCCTCGATTCTCTGCCGCTGGCGGACCGCGCGACTATTGCCAATATGTCGCCGGAATATGGCGCGACCTGCGGTTTCTTCCCGATTGATGCCGTTACGCTTGACTATATGCGCCTGACCGGACGCAGCGAGGAGCAGGTGGCGCTGGTTGAAGCCTATGCGAAAGCGCAGGGGATGTGGCGTCAGCCCGGAGACGAGCCGGTGTTCACCAGCACTCTGGCGCTGGATATGGGGAGCGTCGAGGCCAGTCTGGCAGGTCCGAAGCGTCCTCAGGATCGCGTTGCCCTCGGAGACGTACCTAAAGCTTTTGCCGCCAGCACCGAGCTGGAGGTTAACCACGCGCAGAAAGATAAACGGCCAATCGACTATACGCTGAACGGACAGCAATATTCGTTACCGGACGGCGCGGTGGTGATTGCCGCTATTACCTCATGTACCAATACATCTAACCCTAGCGTGCTGATGGCCGCCGGCTTACTGGCGAAGAAAGCCGTTGAGCTGGGACTGAAGCCGCAGCCGTGGGTGAAAGCGTCGCTGGCGCCGGGTTCGAAGGTGGTTTCCGACTATCTGGCCCATGCGAAGCTGACCCCCTATCTGGATGAGCTGGGCTTTAACCTCGTCGGTTATGGCTGTACAACCTGCATTGGTAACTCAGGACCCTTGCCTGATCCGATCGAGCGCGCCATCAAGCAGGGCGATTTGACCGTTGGGGCCGTGCTTTCCGGGAACCGCAACTTTGAAGGCCGCATTCATCCTCTGGTAAAAACGAACTGGCTGGCTTCGCCGCCGCTGGTAGTTGCCTATGCTCTGGCAGGAAATATGAATCTCGACCTGACCCGTGAGCCTTTAGGTACGGGTAAAGATGGTCGACCGGTTTATTTAAAAGATATCTGGCCGAGCGGGAGCGAAGTCGCGCGTGCGGTTGAGCAAGTTTCAACGGAGATGTTCCGTAAAGAGTACGCCGAAGTCTTTGAAGGAACCGCCGAGTGGAAGGCGATCAAAGTAGAACGTTCTGATACCTACGACTGGCAGGATGATTCAACCTACATTCGCCTGTCGCCATTCTTCGACGATATGGGCGTTGAACCTAAGCCGGTGGAGGATATTCAGGGAGCGCGTATTCTGGCCATGCTGGGCGATTCGGTGACCACCGACCATATCTCCCCGGCGGGGAGCATTAAAGCCGATAGTCCGGCGGGGCGTTATCTGCAAAATCACGGCGTCGAACGCATCGATTTTAACTCCTACGGCTCCCGTCGCGGGAACCATGAAGTGATGATGCGCGGTACGTTTGCCAATATCCGTATTCGTAACGAAATGGTCCCCGGCGTTGAAGGAGGGATGACGCGCCATCTTCCGGATAGTCAACCTGTCGCTATTTACGATGCCGCAATGCTCTATAAAAAAGAGGGCACGCCGCTGGCGGTTATTGCAGGCAAAGAGTACGGTTCTGGCTCCAGCCGCGACTGGGCGGCTAAAGGACCTCGTTTGCTTGGGGTCAGGGTGGTTATTGCCGAGTCCTTCGAACGAATCCACCGTTCCAACCTGATTGGGATGGGGATCCTGCCGCTGGAGTTTCCGCAGGGCGTGACGCGTAAAACGCTGGGGCTAAGCGGGGAAGAACGCATTGATATCCGCAACCTGCAGGCGTTAAAGCCCGGTATGACGGTGCCGGTTACGCTTACGCGTGCGGATGGCAAGCAGGAAATCATTGATTGCCGCTGCCGTATCGATACCGCCACTGAGCTGACCTACTACCAGAACGACGGTATTTTGCACTATGTGATCCGTAATATGCTGTAA
- the ribA gene encoding GTP cyclohydrolase II, whose product MQLKRVAEAKLPTPWGDFLMVGFEELATGQDHVALVFGDISGQSPVLARVHSECLTGDALFSLRCDCGFQLEAALSHIAEEGRGILLYHRQEGRNIGLLNKIRAYALQDQGYDTVEANHQLGFAADERDFTLCADMFKLLNVDQVRLLTNNPKKVEILTEAGINIVERVPLIVGRNPKNAHYLDTKAAKMGHLLSK is encoded by the coding sequence ATGCAGCTTAAACGTGTGGCAGAAGCCAAACTGCCAACCCCATGGGGCGATTTTCTCATGGTGGGTTTTGAAGAACTGGCAACCGGGCAGGATCACGTCGCGCTGGTTTTCGGCGATATTTCGGGGCAGTCCCCGGTTCTGGCTCGCGTACACTCTGAGTGTCTAACGGGCGACGCCCTTTTTAGCCTGCGCTGTGATTGTGGATTTCAGCTGGAAGCGGCGTTGTCGCATATTGCCGAAGAGGGGCGCGGCATCCTGCTGTACCATCGTCAGGAAGGACGTAACATTGGCCTGCTGAACAAAATCCGCGCTTACGCCTTACAGGATCAAGGCTACGATACCGTAGAAGCCAACCACCAGCTGGGTTTTGCCGCTGATGAACGCGATTTTACCCTGTGTGCTGATATGTTTAAGCTGCTCAACGTCGACCAGGTTCGTTTGTTAACCAATAATCCGAAGAAGGTTGAAATTCTCACCGAAGCGGGTATCAACATTGTTGAGCGCGTTCCATTAATTGTCGGCCGTAACCCCAAAAACGCGCACTATCTCGACACTAAGGCGGCCAAAATGGGGCATCTGCTCAGTAAATAA
- the pgpB gene encoding phosphatidylglycerophosphatase B: MLLIARRTAVGAALLLIMPAVVWISGWKWHPGLSADVMKLLYWITETVTQPWGIITHVILCAWFLWCLRFRLRAAIVLFLILAAAILVGQGVKSLIKDRVQESRPFVIWLEKAHQLPVNQFYALKRKDRAKLVHEQLAQEQKIPHFLRKHWQKETGFAFPSGHTMFAASWALLGVGLLWPRRRWVTIGLLLTWATAVMGSRLALGMHWPQDLIVATLISWLLVTLATWLAQRFCGPLSPPGEEVQDIKKRAAAPE, from the coding sequence ATGCTGTTGATTGCCAGACGAACCGCCGTAGGCGCGGCCTTGTTATTAATCATGCCCGCCGTGGTCTGGATTTCCGGCTGGAAATGGCATCCGGGACTATCGGCTGATGTCATGAAGCTGTTGTACTGGATCACCGAGACCGTAACCCAGCCCTGGGGCATCATTACTCACGTTATCCTGTGCGCCTGGTTCCTCTGGTGCCTGCGTTTTCGTCTGCGAGCGGCGATAGTGCTGTTTCTCATTTTGGCCGCAGCGATACTGGTCGGGCAGGGAGTGAAGTCGTTGATTAAAGATCGGGTTCAGGAGTCACGTCCGTTTGTTATCTGGCTGGAAAAGGCGCATCAGCTTCCGGTCAATCAATTCTACGCGTTGAAACGCAAAGATCGCGCTAAACTGGTGCATGAGCAGCTGGCGCAAGAGCAAAAAATTCCTCATTTTTTGCGTAAGCACTGGCAAAAAGAGACCGGCTTCGCTTTCCCTTCAGGGCATACGATGTTCGCTGCCAGCTGGGCCCTGCTCGGCGTGGGCCTGCTGTGGCCGCGACGTCGTTGGGTAACCATTGGGCTGCTGCTGACGTGGGCGACGGCGGTGATGGGAAGCCGTCTGGCGTTGGGTATGCACTGGCCGCAGGATTTAATCGTCGCGACGCTGATTTCCTGGCTACTGGTGACCCTTGCGACCTGGCTTGCCCAACGGTTCTGCGGACCATTATCGCCCCCGGGCGAAGAGGTTCAGGATATTAAAAAAAGGGCGGCAGCACCGGAATAA
- a CDS encoding LapA family protein → MKYLLIFLLVLAIFVISVTLGAQNDQMVTFNYLLAQGEFRISTLLAVLFAAGFAIGWLVCGLFWLRVRVSLARAERKIKRLEHQIAPVSAAPVEAGVPAVKE, encoded by the coding sequence GTGAAATATTTACTTATTTTCTTACTGGTGTTAGCAATCTTCGTCATTTCAGTAACGCTTGGTGCGCAGAACGATCAGATGGTCACGTTCAACTATTTGCTCGCGCAGGGTGAATTCCGGATTTCGACGCTGTTGGCCGTGCTTTTTGCCGCGGGTTTTGCCATCGGCTGGCTGGTTTGCGGCCTTTTCTGGCTACGCGTTCGCGTTTCGCTGGCGCGTGCCGAGCGTAAAATTAAGCGTCTGGAGCACCAGATTGCCCCCGTCAGCGCTGCACCTGTAGAAGCCGGTGTTCCTGCGGTGAAGGAATAA
- the lapB gene encoding lipopolysaccharide assembly protein LapB produces the protein MLELLFLLLPVAAAYGWYMGRRSAQQSKQDDASRLSRDYVAGVNFLLSNQQDKAVDLFLDMLKEDTGTVEAHLTLGNLFRSRGEVDRAIRIHQSLMESAALTYDQRLLAVQQLGRDYMAAGLYDRAEGMFKQLVDETDFRLGALQQLLQIYQATSDWQSAIEVAERLVKLGKEKHRGEIANFWCELALQQMAGNDLDKAMALLKKGAAADRNSARVSIMMGRVWMEKGDYAKAIESLERVLEQDKELVGETLDMLQVCYQQSGKTDEWEAFLRRCAEENTGATADLMLAQILEQREGIESAQNYVTRQLEQHPTMRVFHKLIDYHINEAEEGRAKQSLGVLRHMVGEQVRSKPRYRCQKCGFTAHTLYWHCPSCRSWSTIKPIRGLDGQ, from the coding sequence ATGCTGGAGTTGTTGTTTCTGCTTTTGCCCGTTGCCGCTGCTTATGGCTGGTACATGGGGCGCAGAAGTGCACAACAGTCCAAACAGGACGATGCGAGCCGTCTGTCACGTGACTACGTTGCAGGGGTCAACTTCCTGCTGAGCAATCAGCAGGATAAAGCCGTCGATCTGTTCCTCGATATGCTGAAAGAAGATACCGGCACCGTCGAAGCCCACCTTACGCTTGGCAACCTGTTCCGCTCGCGCGGCGAAGTCGATCGCGCTATTCGTATTCACCAAAGCTTAATGGAAAGCGCGGCGCTAACTTACGACCAGCGCCTGCTGGCTGTTCAACAGCTGGGACGTGATTATATGGCCGCAGGTCTGTATGACCGGGCAGAGGGCATGTTCAAGCAGCTGGTGGATGAGACAGATTTCCGTCTGGGCGCTCTGCAGCAGCTGCTGCAAATTTACCAGGCAACCAGCGACTGGCAGTCGGCGATAGAAGTAGCCGAACGCCTGGTTAAGCTGGGGAAAGAGAAGCATCGCGGCGAAATCGCCAATTTCTGGTGTGAACTGGCGCTGCAGCAAATGGCGGGCAACGATCTCGATAAAGCGATGGCGTTGCTGAAAAAAGGCGCCGCCGCGGATCGCAACAGCGCGCGCGTTTCCATTATGATGGGGCGGGTGTGGATGGAAAAGGGCGACTACGCGAAAGCGATTGAGAGTCTGGAACGGGTCCTCGAACAGGATAAAGAACTGGTCGGAGAAACCCTCGACATGCTGCAGGTCTGTTACCAGCAGTCGGGGAAAACCGACGAGTGGGAAGCTTTTTTGCGCCGCTGCGCGGAGGAAAATACCGGGGCCACGGCTGACCTTATGCTGGCGCAAATTCTTGAGCAGCGTGAAGGGATTGAGTCCGCGCAAAATTACGTCACCCGTCAGCTGGAGCAACATCCGACGATGCGCGTGTTCCATAAGTTGATCGATTACCACATCAATGAAGCCGAAGAGGGGCGTGCGAAACAGAGCCTGGGCGTTCTGCGTCATATGGTTGGAGAACAAGTCCGCAGCAAGCCGCGCTACCGCTGCCAGAAATGTGGTTTTACCGCGCATACGCTGTACTGGCACTGTCCGTCCTGCCGCTCCTGGTCAACCATTAAGCCTATTCGCGGGCTCGATGGGCAATAG
- the pyrF gene encoding orotidine-5'-phosphate decarboxylase, whose product MTSTAASSSRVVTSSPIVVALDYDNRDKALAFVDRIDPRDCRLKVGKEMFTLLGPQFVRDLHQRGFDVFLDLKFHDIPNTTARAVAAAAELGVWMVNVHASGGARMMTAAREALLPFGKDAPLLIAVTVLTSMEASDLQDLGITLSPADHAAKLAALTQRCGLDGVVCSAQEAVRFKQELGQAFKLVTPGIRPQGSDAGDQRRIMTPEQAQAAGVDYMVIGRPVTQSVDPAATLRDINASLNKGA is encoded by the coding sequence ATGACGTCTACTGCTGCATCCTCTTCTCGTGTTGTCACATCCTCTCCCATCGTCGTTGCTCTCGATTATGATAACCGTGATAAAGCGCTGGCGTTTGTCGACCGTATCGACCCGCGCGACTGTCGCCTGAAGGTGGGTAAAGAGATGTTTACTTTGCTGGGTCCGCAGTTTGTTCGTGACCTGCACCAGCGCGGTTTCGACGTTTTCCTCGACCTTAAATTTCACGATATTCCGAATACGACCGCACGCGCGGTCGCCGCAGCGGCTGAGCTCGGCGTCTGGATGGTTAATGTCCACGCCTCCGGTGGCGCACGTATGATGACCGCCGCGCGTGAAGCCCTGCTACCATTCGGCAAGGATGCGCCGCTGCTGATCGCCGTTACCGTGTTAACCAGCATGGAAGCCAGCGATTTGCAGGATCTGGGGATTACGCTTTCTCCGGCCGACCATGCGGCGAAGCTGGCGGCGCTGACCCAGCGCTGCGGGCTGGATGGCGTAGTTTGTTCGGCTCAGGAAGCCGTGCGCTTCAAACAGGAGCTTGGTCAGGCGTTCAAACTGGTAACGCCGGGCATTCGCCCTCAGGGTAGCGATGCTGGCGATCAGCGTCGCATCATGACGCCTGAACAGGCACAGGCGGCGGGCGTTGATTACATGGTGATAGGTCGTCCCGTCACCCAGTCTGTCGATCCAGCCGCCACGCTGCGCGATATCAATGCATCATTGAACAAGGGGGCATGA
- the yciH gene encoding stress response translation initiation inhibitor YciH, with the protein MSDSNSRLVYSTDGGRIDEPRQVQARPKGDGIVRIQRQTSGRKGKGVCLISGIDEDDETLAKLAAELKKKCGCGGAVKDGVIEIQGDKRDLLKSLLEAKGMKVKLAGG; encoded by the coding sequence ATGAGCGATTCCAACAGTCGTCTGGTTTATTCGACGGACGGCGGTCGTATTGATGAGCCCAGGCAGGTACAAGCGCGTCCAAAAGGTGACGGCATCGTACGTATTCAGCGTCAGACCAGCGGTCGTAAGGGAAAGGGCGTCTGCCTGATTAGCGGAATAGACGAAGATGACGAGACGCTGGCTAAGTTAGCTGCAGAGCTGAAAAAGAAATGCGGCTGCGGCGGGGCGGTTAAGGATGGCGTGATTGAGATTCAGGGCGATAAACGCGATTTGCTGAAATCGCTTCTGGAAGCCAAAGGAATGAAAGTTAAGCTTGCCGGCGGTTAA
- the osmB gene encoding osmotically-inducible lipoprotein OsmB produces MTSMNKKMAAVVLAVTVAMSLSACSNWSKRDRNTAIGAGAGALGGAVLTDGSTLGTLGGAAVGGIIGHQVGK; encoded by the coding sequence ATGACTTCAATGAACAAAAAAATGGCCGCTGTGGTTCTGGCCGTCACTGTTGCAATGTCTCTGAGCGCTTGTTCTAACTGGTCTAAACGCGATCGTAACACCGCTATCGGCGCAGGCGCCGGTGCTCTCGGTGGTGCGGTACTAACTGACGGCAGCACCCTGGGTACCCTGGGCGGTGCAGCGGTCGGCGGTATTATCGGCCACCAGGTGGGCAAATAA
- a CDS encoding DNA-binding transcriptional regulator YciT, producing MNARQQSILQMVIDKGRMSVADLAKMTGVSEVTIRQDLNSLEKQSYLRRTHGYAVPLDSEDVETRMMTNFAIKRELAARAAELVSSGETIFIENGSCNALLARTLAERGDITIITVSSYIAHLLKETPGEVILLGGIYQKRSESMVGPLTRQFIQHVHFSKAFIGIDGWQAETGFTGRDMMRADVVNAVLEKGCEAIVLSDSSKFSVVHPYPLGPVGRFNRIITDDNLNDIVRNQLTDCGLTVDIVKHP from the coding sequence ATGAACGCCCGACAACAAAGTATTTTGCAAATGGTCATCGATAAAGGCCGTATGAGCGTGGCCGATCTCGCGAAGATGACCGGTGTCTCTGAAGTCACCATTCGCCAGGATTTGAATTCATTAGAGAAGCAGAGCTACCTGCGCCGTACCCACGGCTATGCCGTTCCGCTGGATAGTGAAGATGTGGAAACCCGCATGATGACCAATTTCGCTATAAAGCGAGAGCTGGCCGCGCGGGCAGCTGAGCTTGTGTCGTCCGGTGAGACGATATTTATCGAGAACGGTAGCTGTAATGCCCTGCTCGCCCGTACGCTTGCTGAACGCGGCGATATCACAATTATCACCGTCAGCAGCTATATTGCGCATCTGCTTAAAGAGACGCCGGGTGAAGTCATTCTGCTGGGCGGTATCTATCAAAAGCGTAGCGAAAGCATGGTGGGCCCGCTAACGCGGCAGTTTATCCAGCACGTCCATTTCAGCAAGGCCTTTATCGGCATTGACGGCTGGCAGGCAGAAACCGGTTTTACCGGAAGAGATATGATGCGCGCCGATGTAGTCAACGCGGTGCTGGAAAAAGGCTGTGAGGCGATTGTGCTGAGCGACAGCTCAAAGTTCAGCGTTGTTCATCCTTATCCACTCGGCCCGGTTGGTCGTTTTAACCGCATTATTACAGACGATAATCTTAATGATATCGTTCGCAACCAGCTCACTGATTGCGGATTAACCGTTGATATCGTTAAACATCCCTGA